A genome region from Setaria italica strain Yugu1 chromosome III, Setaria_italica_v2.0, whole genome shotgun sequence includes the following:
- the LOC101772794 gene encoding probable calcium-binding protein CML14: MTRSAPAAAAASVPATKQQQQPPHHAVLRGSQLKQLREIFRRFDMDGDGSLTQLELAALLRSLGLRPTGEEVRALLAGMDADGNGAVEFEELAAAIAPLLTTQTHLVDQDQLLEVFRAFDRDGNGYISAAELARSMARLGQPLTFEELTRMMRDADADGDGVISFQEFAAVMAKSALDFLGVA; the protein is encoded by the coding sequence ATGACAAGGtcagcaccggcggcggcggcggcctccgttCCGGCgacgaagcagcagcagcagccgccgcatcaCGCGGTGCTGCGGGGCAGCCAGCTGAAGCAGCTCCGCGAGATCTTCCGGCGGTTCGACATGGACGGCGACGGCAGCCTGACGCAGCTGGAgctggcggcgctgctgcggtCGCTGGGCCTGCGCCCGACAGGGGaggaggtgcgcgcgctgcTGGCGGGGATGGACGCCGACGGCAACGGCGCCGTGGAGTTcgaggagctggcggcggccaTCGCGCCGCTGCTCACCACGCAGACGCACCTCGTGGACCAGGACCAGCTGCTGGAGGTGTTCCGCGCCTTCGACCGCGACGGCAATGGCTACATCTCCGCCGCCGAGCTGGCGAGATCCATGGCGCGCCTGGGACAGCCGCTCACCTTCGAGGAGCTCACGCGGATGATgcgcgacgccgacgcggacggcgacggcgtcatCAGCTTCCAGGAGTTCGCCGCCGTCATGGCCAAGTCCGCGCTCGACTTCCTCGGCGTCGCCTGA
- the LOC101772387 gene encoding serine/threonine-protein kinase HT1, producing MKEGAGGGGGGGGGGVVGGEDGGFVRADQIDLKSLDEQLERHLSRAWTMEKRKEEASAGANQRGGAAGRQHSLRPRREDWEIDPAKLVVKGVIARGTFGTVHRGIYDGHDVAVKLLDWGEDGHRSEQDIAALRAAFSQEVSVWHKLDHPNVTKFIGAIMGARDLNIQTENGHIGMPTNICCVVVEYLAGGALKSFLIKNRRRKLAFKVVVQIALDLARGLSYLHSKKIVHRDVKTENMLLDKTRTVKIADFGVARLEASNPSDMTGETGTLGYMAPEVLNGNPYNRKCDVYSFGICLWEIYCCDMPYPDLSFSEVTSAVVRQNLRPEIPRCCPSSLANVMKRCWDANPDKRPEMAEVVSMMEAIDTSKGGGMIPVDQRPGCLSCFRQYRGP from the exons ATGAAGgagggggctggcggcggcggcggcggcggcgggggaggagttGTTGGAGGAGAGGACGGCGGGTTCGTCCGGGCGGACCAGATCGACCTCAAGAGCCTGGACGAGCAGCTGGAGCGCCACCTCAGCCGCGCATGGACCATGGAGAAGCGCAAGGAGgaggcctccgccggcgccaaccagcgcggcggcgccgccgggaggCAGCACTCCCTTCGCCCCCGGAGGGAGGACTGGGAGATCGACCCCGCCAAGCTCGTCGTCAAGGGCGTCATCGCCCGCGGCACCTTCGGCACCGTCCACCGCGGCATCTACGACGGCCACGACGTCGCAG TGAAATTACTTGATTGGGGTGAGGATGGTCATAGGTCAGAACAAGATATTGCAGCACTAAGAGCAGCATTTTCACAAGAGGTCTCTGTTTGGCATAAGCTTGACCATCCAAATGTAACTAAG TTTATAGGAGCTATAATGGGTGCAAGGGATCTGAATATTCAGACAGAAAATGGGCACATCGGCATGCCAACTAATATCTGCTGTGTTGTTGTGGAGTATCTTGCTGGAGGTGCACTAAAATCATTTCTGATAAAGAACAGGAGGAGGAAGTTAGCTTTTAAGGTTGTTGTCCAAATTGCTCTCGACCTTGCTCGAGG GTTAAGCTATCTTCACTCAAAGAAGATTGTGCACCGTGATGTGAAGACTGAAAatatgcttcttgacaaaacAAGAACTGTGAAAATTGCTGATTTTGGTGTTGCTCGCCTTGAAGCTTCTAATCCCAGTGATATGACCGGTGAAACCGGAACACTTGGTTACATGGCACCTGAG GTTCTTAATGGTAATCCTTATAACAGGAAATGTGATGTCTATAGCTTTGGAATTTGTTTATGGGAGATATACTGCTGTGACATGCCATATCCAGATTTGAGCTTCTCAGAGGTCACGTCTGCTGTTGTTCGACAG AACTTGAGGCCTGAGATACCGCGCTGCTGTCCAAGTTCTTTAGCAAATGTGATGAAGCGTTGCTGGGATGCGAACCCCGACAAGCGACCTGAGATGGCCGAGGTTGTGTCTATGATGGAGGCGATTGACACATCAAAGGGTGGAGGCATGATTCCCGTTGATCAGAGACCAGGATGCCTTTCGTGCTTCCGTCAGTACAGAGGTCCGTGA